The Anguilla anguilla isolate fAngAng1 chromosome 2, fAngAng1.pri, whole genome shotgun sequence genome contains the following window.
acGTATCTTTATCTTTACTGTTTTCAGAGTTGAATTGAAATGTTGGCACCCCCTTTTGGCTGTGTGGAGTATTCAATACTCTCATGTCATTGTGAAAAACTTGCCTTCCTTGAATGAAAGCATGTTGGCCACTATCCCAGGAGCTTTACATTGTATCTGAATTTAAAAGGCCAATGGGCCTCATATTTAGCAATGTGATCAGGGAATCTTTCAGTAGGGAGAACCCCATCTTGAAATGGGGTTCCTGGAACATCTCAAAAAGTGGAGTACATCATTTATACTTACATTGTACATAcactgagctccataatgttaggCACAAAGACTTGATTTGGCTCAcaatttagatttgtaatgaaataattcaaatgtgatgtgtgatgtgcacgttgtcagctttttttttttttttgaagggtatttgtatatattttgatttccccatgtggaaattacagcattttttatacatagacccCCCACTTCAGTTTCTGATTAGCCATTcatgttcaattgcttccttggtgcaggtgtaagagagctttcagtttctagttttgattctagccttttgattgcctttggaatctATTATTGGCATTTGTTGATGTGAGGACCAGAGACGTGCCAATGAAAGTGAAGGATACCAttatgaggaaataaaaaaagataacagtcagaaacataggccaaaccttaggcttactaaaatcaattgtttgggatatcattaaaaagaaagagagcactggtgagctcagaattCACAAAGTGCtaggtaggccaaggaagacctctacagaggatgaccgaagaattctcataatgaagaaaaaccaccACACAGCTGTCCGGCACATAAGAAacacttcaggaggcaggtcTGGATATGTCAGTGcttactgtccacagaagacttcgtAATCCAAACTGCAGAGGCTACAGTGCAAGATGCCAACCACTAGTTaatcacaaaaacaggatggccagattacagtttgctaagaggCACATGAAACACCCTGCAGAGTTCGGGAAAAAGGCCTTGTACACacgagaccaagattcacttttGGGGAGGCCAAAGGGATCTGCCCAAGATACAAatgagccaaaaccatagacatgcatgcaaaggatatgtgacaaagtacaaaatatgactattttcatttacataatattaatatgtcccaaacattatgagaatgagcactttaaccacatgtgagtTTTATTACACATCTATAACtgtagagccaaatcaagaaaaaatttatttgtcccaaacatcatagagctcactgtatacatCTGTGGAGAGACCTTCAGGCCCTGCTGCTTTCCCAGCCCGTACTGAATCAATTACTTCTGAAACGTAACCCATTGTGTTACATACAATGTCAGCTCCCCAAAACGTGTATTATGCGATTCTTCCACAATAAATACAGGGAATGTCAAGGCTATCTAGAAAGTGTGTCTGGGTATCTTGATTGTTCCATGCTGCATATTCCCAATACAAAAGGGATGTTTGTCATGAAAACAAAGCACAGCTAAATGTACTGTGTCTGATATGTCACTCTCCTTTCACTGTTATGGATGATAAGCACAATTGTGATTTCACCTGCAATATTCACCAAAAGGACAATGAATATAAAGAACATAAAATGTGATCTCATACAAAGAAATGTTGATTGTTCATTTTGATAACTGGACAATGGTGAGGGAGAGACCAGACTGTGATCGAGTACTAACTTACAGGTACAACCTTTTCTGGTTATACTTGAAATATAACTTTTTGTTTCGTATGTGGTTAATGTTCTATTAACAAATATGATTCAAATCCCATGAAATCATAAAATTGAAAAGGCTTTATTTGAAACCGTActtaacattttcacaatagCACTTTTGTAACATGTTCTGAAGTGCACTTTCTTGATACTCATCTTTCAATGCAGacactgcaaccccccccctttcaaatTATGGATGTCCTTCTGTGACTGAgaacatattcatattttgacaCTTTACCTCCCCAGACTCATACACATCTTTATTGAAGTTCCAGAAATAATGAAGAATAAACTCGCTTCAACAAAATTGGCACAATATCAAAACTCTGTGaatcaaaacagaaataaatgtagaaaACTGAACAGATGTGTTCCGTTCCCGCTGTGTGAAAAATTGGTTGCAATGGATATGTGTAGCAGCTTGGTTCTTAAATGTGACCTCATAAATTGAGTAAACGATTTAATTCAGCCAAATTGGCCTATtggatgctttttaaaaaattttctatGCAAACCAAGTAGGATATATATGTCTTTGGGCTGTACTGCATGTATGCAAGAGATTTCTTGTCGGatgagcacagagagagagaacagttaAATACATTTGCAGCCTTAATTCCCTATTGTATGAATTTTACAGATTTTCCTATGCTATCCAAGTAGGGTATATATTTCTTTGGGCTGCGCTGAATTTATGCAAGATATGTCTTGTGGTAGATGTtcatgtgtaaaataaatgttaagaCTTGCAGCTGTCTTTACATCTCAACATATAATGAAATTGCTTTCAGCTAAACATACGGTCAACTATAATAACTGTAAAAGGCCATGAATAAGAACATAGGCTAGTTGTGCTCTATACAAGCAACAGGCATGCATACTTACTCTGATAAAGACAGAGTATGCAAGCAAGCATTTGGCATATGTATATTTGTCCAGCGGAGTATTTGCTTTCAACAAATGAGCCAATGCAAGAAAACTGTGCACTAATTCAATTTGCATGATTTGATCATATTTCACTCATCATATCCAATAATAAACAttagggatttaaaaaaaaaaaacattttaaattggcTGATAATGGCAAAAGGAGCAAGATACTGGGGTATTCTTCAAAACCAAGCAACATCTTCCTCAATTATGAGATCAACTGCATTAAGTTCCAATATCATAGACTGAGGGAACTACATGCCTTGCAAGCtaaactgggtttttttttaattttttttttttaagaagaatCCGATAGTGTACTTAAGTTTGTCAAAtgggaaaacaatgaaaaccagggGGAGAGTTAGGGGTGCCTTATATACaggaaattgtggaaaaactaacgGAGAGTTGAAATGTTAAACAATTTTTGTCcatcaaaaaaacacagagcctTATGTCCAAGCGTGGAGGCTTTTATCTTCTTCGTTCCCCTTTCTGCGTGcgttttttctccttctccttccggTCCTGCTTGGCCAGTTTGTCCTTCTCTCGCTGCATCTTGTCCTGTTCCTTCTTTTTCTGAGCCGAGTCACGAGCCTGCTCCCTCTGCTGCTTTTTCTTAGTCAGAACATCTTCCACGTTAGTGTTCTTAAACAAGGCTGAGGTCTTCCGTAAAGGCACATCACAGTAAGAGTGGAAATACTGCTTTTCTCCTGCTACATTATGGTTGTTGATTGTTCtgaattagtattattattattatagttaacatttattttaatttagaagCAAAAAAGGAACCACGTTCCTATCTGAAAATGGTCTGTTCAAAATTATGCTGTTTATGTGAGGGAGTATGTAAAAGAGTTTTAgtcaatttttatatttatattggtGTTTATTTGATCTTAATGTTGCACAATGTTGGATGACGCTCTGGAATTAGAATGCCTCATAAATTAATAAGTgtaatgaaatggaaattattttcaattggTTTCAAATGACTGGAATAGGTTGGTCTTCTACTACCTTATTGGGCACTTGCATCAAGCGAGGATCATAATGAGATGGAACGTGTAATGATAGTACCGATATGAAGAAGGATACACTTCTCACTGTCGACAACACAAGCCGctccagcctcctcctcctcagcgaTTTCAGTGCTAAAGTCAAGGAAGTTGGAAGGATTCTTCTTCTATTTAAAGCACAATAATTTCCACCAATGCACCATACACTCCAGCCAGGTCTAAATACTCGGTCTGCTCTAGCCAGCTGGCTTCCCTGCTCTTAGGGCACATCCTACCACGGCCTGGCTCTTCTCTGCTCTGGTCCTCCAGTGGTGGAACGACCTACCCCACTCATATAGGAAGGCATAATTACTGACTGTTGTCTGCAGGAAACTGAAACCACCTTTCAGACTACACCACGcttcatgttttatatttaaaaatgtgatgctCCTCTCTTATTTTTCATATCTTGTGGCATGCATCTCTCCATGCTTTTGACCTATTGGTATATTTCAACACACCCCCAAACTGCAGTGAAGATGCTTTTCTGATAAAGACATTTGATCTGATTTGTACTTAATTTGCGTATTTGGAATTTCAACATCATACACCTAAGATGTAATCACAGTGCagtgctcatacacacaaaaagcTTAGCATCGCAGGACtgacaaacagaaatatgagaGCCAAAGGATATTCCTCGCCTTCGCTGACATTGGCGTACTGAGCGAGGAGggcctccttcctcttcttcgCATCCTCTgacacctcctcctgcttcaCGACGATCTGAGCCTGTTTTTCAATCATGCTGGCAATAGCCTGCACTTCTGCTAGACAGAAAATTACACAGATGATCAATAAATTACTGACAGCAATAAATGTACACATCCCACCAAATCAAAACAAGCATAAACCAATCAGGTAAGTGTTCAGAAGATCAAAAGACCCTTTCTTCAATTTGCACCATCACCAAGATATAGCCTATTTAATGTGCATAAAGATAAAATGCCTGTTACAAGTTACAATCATAGACCAGGCCAAGATTTAGCTGGTATTGCGCAATACAAGCTAcccaaaatgcaaatgcatggcAAAGAGCAAAATGGATTTAATGTTGTTACAgagataatttaatttaaaatttcccAATCTATGCATTTTATAAGTCACCGTATTAGTAGATTTGTCAATAAGCCTTAAAATGGCATTACATACCATCACATTGGGTTATCTTTTCTGTTGAAAGAGTGCTTTCTGTCCAGTGTTTGATTATTTCTCTGCACACATCTTCCAGTGCACCGTCCtccttcaaataaaaacaatccatTATCATCGTTTAGGCTCACTTAAACGCCATGTTGTTGTCAATGTACCATTACTGACATGCTATTAGTTACCGTTGTAACAAGATACATACCCCCAGTAGGTGACTTCAGTTAGTCAC
Protein-coding sequences here:
- the ccdc43 gene encoding coiled-coil domain-containing protein 43 isoform X1, yielding MAAPETGTSLFESWLNVRLESLEVDKDVYGAYILGVLQEEESEDEKIDALQGILSAFLEDGALEDVCREIIKHWTESTLSTEKITQCDAEVQAIASMIEKQAQIVVKQEEVSEDAKKRKEALLAQYANVSEGEDEIAEEEEAGAACVVDSEKSLFKNTNVEDVLTKKKQQREQARDSAQKKKEQDKMQREKDKLAKQDRKEKEKKRTQKGERRR
- the ccdc43 gene encoding coiled-coil domain-containing protein 43 isoform X2 — encoded protein: MAAPETGTSLFESWLNVRLESLEVDKDVYGAYILGVLQEEESEDEKIDALQGILSAFLEDGALEDVCREIIKHWTESTLSTEKITQCDEVQAIASMIEKQAQIVVKQEEVSEDAKKRKEALLAQYANVSEGEDEIAEEEEAGAACVVDSEKSLFKNTNVEDVLTKKKQQREQARDSAQKKKEQDKMQREKDKLAKQDRKEKEKKRTQKGERRR